A genomic segment from Salvia splendens isolate huo1 chromosome 13, SspV2, whole genome shotgun sequence encodes:
- the LOC121762526 gene encoding phospholipid--sterol O-acyltransferase-like isoform X2 has translation MRGHHATIFLASFFLLTTTAADAAKTNAADFTGGHSKLSGIIIPGFASTQLRAWSILDCPYSPLDFNPLDLVWLDTTKLLSAVNCWLKCMLLDPYNQTDHVECKSRPDSGLSAITELDPGYITGPLSSVWKEWVKWCIEFGIEANAIIAAPYDWRLSPAKLEERDIYFHKLKYFLEWLKLEIPPKNYVKWLDEHIHAYFAVGAPLLGSVETIKATFSGATFGLPVSEGTARLMFSSFGSALWMMPFSKHCRTENVYLKHFSAWNKKGHQAYHCDDHEFQINYSGWPTNVVNIEIPTTQGDEAYPSFIGAAPVNLSDMDYAFPTPQSFSAREVSDGTFFKSISDYDPDSQRLLYQLEELYHNDPVLNPLTPWDRPPLKNIFCIYGIDSKTEIGYYFAPSGKPYPDNWIITDVIYELEGSLYSRSGNLVDGDPGAASGDETVPYNSLSWCKNWLGPKVNITRAPQSEHDGSDIQVHLDVDHLPEMDIIPNMTRSPRVKYMTYYEDSESVPGKRTAVWELDKANHRNIVRSPILMRELWLETWHDTHPDKKSNFVTKASRGPLRDEDCYWDYGKARCAWPEHCEYRYLFGDVHLGQSCRLKNSSTDLLLHYI, from the exons ATGAGAGGACACCACGCCACCATCTTCCTCGCTTCCTTCTTCCTCCTCACCACTACCGCCGCCGATGCAGCCAAAACCAACGCCGCCGATTTCACCGGAGGCCACAGCAAACTCTCTGGAATCATAATACCTGGCTTCGCCTCCACTCAGCTCAGAGCCTGGTCTATATTGGACTGTCCTTACTCGCCTCTCGATTTCAATCCTCTCGATTTAGTGTGGCTCGACACCACCAAG CTTCTATCTGCTGTAAATTGCTGGCTCAAGTGTATGTTGCTCGACCCATACAACCAAACTGATCATGTTGAATGCAAGTCACGGCCTGATAGCGGTCTTTCTGCTATTACAGAGCTTGATCCAGGGTACATCACAG GTCCTCTGTCTTCAGTATGGAAAGAATGGGTTAAGTGGTGCATTGAGTTTGGTATTGAGGCTAATGCTATAATTGCAGCCCCATATGACTGGAGATTGTCACCTGCAAAACTAGAGGAGCGGGacatttattttcataaattgAA ATATTTCTTGGAGTGGTTGAAACTAGAAATTCCCCCCAAAAATTACGTCAAATGGTTGGATGAACACATCCATGCCTATTTTGCTGTAG GTGCTCCTCTTCTTGGATCAGTTGAGACTATTAAGGCAACTTTTTCAGGAGCTACATTCGGTCTTCCGGTTTCTGAG GGAACAGCTCGCTTGATGTTCAGCTCATTTGGATCAGCATTATGGATGATGCCTTTCTCAAAACACTGTAGAACTGAGAACGTATACTTAAAGCATTTCTCAGCTTGGAATAAAAAGGGGCATCAAGCTTACCATTGTGATGACCATGAGTTTCAAATTAACTACTCCGGTTGGCCAACAAATGTTGTTAATATTGAAATCCCAACAACTCAAG GAGATGAAGCTTATCCTTCATTTATCGGAGCAGCACCTGTTAACCTGTCTGACATGGATTATGCATTTCCTACTCCCCAATCATTTTCTGCCCGGGAAGTTTCCGATGGAACTTTTTTCAAATCTATATCTGACTATGACCCTGATAGTCAAAGACTCTTGTACCAGTTAGAAGA GTTGTATCATAATGATCCAGTTTTGAATCCACTAACACCCTGGGACAGGCCACCTCTAAAGAACATCTTTTGCATTTATGGAATAGATTCAAAAACTGAG ATTGGTTACTATTTTGCACCAAGTGGAAAGCCTTATCCTGATAACTGGATAATAACTGATGTAATATATGAGCTAGAAGGATCATTGTATTCCAG GTCAGGAAACCTGGTTGATGGAGATCCTGGTGCTGCAAGTGGGGATGAGACG GTACCATACAATTCCCTCTCTTGGTGCAAGAATTGGCTGGGACCAAAAGTAAATATAACAAGGGCTCCTCAG TCAgaacatgatggttcagatatccAAGTGCATTTAGATGTTGACCATCTTCCTGAAATGGATATAATACCCAACATGACCAGATCTCCTAGAGTGAAGTACATGACCTATTATGAAGACTCTGAAAGTGTCCCGGGAAAGAGAACAGCAGTTTGGGAGCTTGATAAAG CCAATCACAGGAACATCGTTAGATCTCCAATATTAATGCGGGAGCTGTGGCTGGAGACATGGCACGATACCCATCCTGACAAAAAGTCTAACTTTGTGACAAAAG CTAGCCGTGGACCTCTAAGGGATGAGGATTGCTATTGGGATTATGGAAAAGCCCGATGTGCATGGCCTGAGCATTGTGAATACAG GTATCTTTTTGGAGATGTTCATTTAGGGCAGAGCTGCAGGCTGAAGAACTCTTCAACTGACCTGTTGTTGCATTATATATGa
- the LOC121762526 gene encoding phospholipid--sterol O-acyltransferase-like isoform X4, with amino-acid sequence MRGHHATIFLASFFLLTTTAADAAKTNAADFTGGHSKLSGIIIPGFASTQLRAWSILDCPYSPLDFNPLDLVWLDTTKLLSAVNCWLKCMLLDPYNQTDHVECKSRPDSGLSAITELDPGYITGPLSSVWKEWVKWCIEFGIEANAIIAAPYDWRLSPAKLEERDIYFHKLKITFETALKLRGGPSLVFAHSLGNNVFRYFLEWLKLEIPPKNYVKWLDEHIHAYFAVGAPLLGSVETIKATFSGATFGLPVSEGTARLMFSSFGSALWMMPFSKHCRTENVYLKHFSAWNKKGHQAYHCDDHEFQINYSGWPTNVVNIEIPTTQGDEAYPSFIGAAPVNLSDMDYAFPTPQSFSAREVSDGTFFKSISDYDPDSQRLLYQLEELYHNDPVLNPLTPWDRPPLKNIFCIYGIDSKTEIGYYFAPSGKPYPDNWIITDVIYELEGSLYSRSGNLVDGDPGAASGDETVPYNSLSWCKNWLGPKVNITRAPQRGLLTTCSQNMMVQISKCI; translated from the exons ATGAGAGGACACCACGCCACCATCTTCCTCGCTTCCTTCTTCCTCCTCACCACTACCGCCGCCGATGCAGCCAAAACCAACGCCGCCGATTTCACCGGAGGCCACAGCAAACTCTCTGGAATCATAATACCTGGCTTCGCCTCCACTCAGCTCAGAGCCTGGTCTATATTGGACTGTCCTTACTCGCCTCTCGATTTCAATCCTCTCGATTTAGTGTGGCTCGACACCACCAAG CTTCTATCTGCTGTAAATTGCTGGCTCAAGTGTATGTTGCTCGACCCATACAACCAAACTGATCATGTTGAATGCAAGTCACGGCCTGATAGCGGTCTTTCTGCTATTACAGAGCTTGATCCAGGGTACATCACAG GTCCTCTGTCTTCAGTATGGAAAGAATGGGTTAAGTGGTGCATTGAGTTTGGTATTGAGGCTAATGCTATAATTGCAGCCCCATATGACTGGAGATTGTCACCTGCAAAACTAGAGGAGCGGGacatttattttcataaattgAA GATTACTTTTGAAACTGCTCTTAAGCTCCGTGGTGGACCGTCATTGGTTTTTGCTCACTCACTGGGAAACAATGTATTCAGATATTTCTTGGAGTGGTTGAAACTAGAAATTCCCCCCAAAAATTACGTCAAATGGTTGGATGAACACATCCATGCCTATTTTGCTGTAG GTGCTCCTCTTCTTGGATCAGTTGAGACTATTAAGGCAACTTTTTCAGGAGCTACATTCGGTCTTCCGGTTTCTGAG GGAACAGCTCGCTTGATGTTCAGCTCATTTGGATCAGCATTATGGATGATGCCTTTCTCAAAACACTGTAGAACTGAGAACGTATACTTAAAGCATTTCTCAGCTTGGAATAAAAAGGGGCATCAAGCTTACCATTGTGATGACCATGAGTTTCAAATTAACTACTCCGGTTGGCCAACAAATGTTGTTAATATTGAAATCCCAACAACTCAAG GAGATGAAGCTTATCCTTCATTTATCGGAGCAGCACCTGTTAACCTGTCTGACATGGATTATGCATTTCCTACTCCCCAATCATTTTCTGCCCGGGAAGTTTCCGATGGAACTTTTTTCAAATCTATATCTGACTATGACCCTGATAGTCAAAGACTCTTGTACCAGTTAGAAGA GTTGTATCATAATGATCCAGTTTTGAATCCACTAACACCCTGGGACAGGCCACCTCTAAAGAACATCTTTTGCATTTATGGAATAGATTCAAAAACTGAG ATTGGTTACTATTTTGCACCAAGTGGAAAGCCTTATCCTGATAACTGGATAATAACTGATGTAATATATGAGCTAGAAGGATCATTGTATTCCAG GTCAGGAAACCTGGTTGATGGAGATCCTGGTGCTGCAAGTGGGGATGAGACG GTACCATACAATTCCCTCTCTTGGTGCAAGAATTGGCTGGGACCAAAAGTAAATATAACAAGGGCTCCTCAG CGAGGTCTATTGACAACTTGCAGTCAgaacatgatggttcagatatccAAGTGCATTTAG
- the LOC121762768 gene encoding protein NPGR2-like gives MRNEKQIGVRLGKTMPCLCSGEQLRAVEMVTSSSPNDSSASVHSSQPGEAERKPDTGNIEEAETSLRESGSLNYEEARALLGRYEYQKGNIEAALHVFEGIDIAAITPKIKITLSVNGETNRRRSQNYAAPPMSIHAVSLLFEAVFLKAKSLQALGRYKEAAQSCSVILDIVESSLPAALPENFGADCKLQETLNKATELLPELWKLVDSPRDAVLSYRRALLNHWNLDAQTTAKIQKEFAVFLLYSGIEAIAPNLRHQMENAFIPKNNIEEAILLLMILLRKVSLKRIEWDPSILDHLSYALSMSGGLEALANQIEELLPGVIDRKERYHILAICYHGKGDDMGALNLWKKVLKTQVDSTYLSVLLFISKICGGNPKSAGEGINFSQIAIDNLHRGCDQLMGLAECMLGISLSTYSRSVATDTERVQKLSKALESLEIAGRVTKLKDPFIIYHLSLEYAEQRKLDAALHHAKNLLKLESGSNIRGWILLARILSAQKSFSNAETIINAALDQTGIWDQGELLRSKAKLQLAQGLVKEAIETSSQLLAVLQVQLKSVGLGKKLKENHNHIKKLELDTWLGLASIYIKLSRWHDAELCISKSETITAFSASRWHATGLLQEAKGDEKEALKAYSLALEIDPTHVPSLVSKAKVLSGSSCRSQAIIRSFLTEALRLDHMNASAWHQLGLLHRDGEDSVSALEAAECFEAAAVLQETEPVEPFR, from the exons ATGAGGAATGAGAAGCAGATTGGAGTAAGGCTAGGAAAGACAATGCCGTGTCTTTGCTCCGGGGAGCAGTTACGCGCAGTTGAAATGGTCACATCTTCTTCACCCAATGATAGTTCGGCTAGTGTGCATTCATCGCAGCCTGGGGAAGCCGAAAGGAAGCCTGATACCGGCAACATCGAAGAAGCTGAGACATCACTACGAGAAAGTGGTTCTTTAAACTATGAG GAAGCCAGAGCATTGTTAGGGAGGTACGAATATCAAAAAGGAAACATAGAAGCAGCCTTACATGTGTTTGAAGGGATTGATATAGCTGCTATAACTCCAAAGATTAAAATCACGCTTTCAGTAAATGGAGAAACTAATAGGAGACGATCACAGAACTATGCGGCCCCTCCCATGTCAATACATGCAGTTAGCTTGCTTTTTGAAGCAGTCTTTCTAAAGGCAAAATCATTACAAGCACTTGGGAGGTATAAAG AAGCTGCTCAATCATGCTCAGTTATTCTGGACATTGTTGAATCATCATTACCAGCTGCCTTGCCTGAAAACTTTGGTGCTGACTGTAAATTGCAGGAGACTCTAAATAAGGCCACCGAGTTGCTTCCTGAATTGTGGAAACTTGTTGATTCTCCCCGTGATGCAGTCTTGTCATACCGTCGGGCCCTTCTTAATCACTGGAACCTAGATGCACAAACTACAGCTAAGATCCAAAAAGAGTTTGCCGTTTTCCTTTTGTACAGTGGAATTGAAGCCATTGCCCCAAACTTGAGGCATCAAATGGAGAATGCATTTATTCCAAAAAACAATATTGAGGAAGCCATTCTTCTTTTGATGATTCTTTTGAGAAAAGTTTCACTGAAGAGGATTGAGTGGGATCCTTCAATTTTAGATCACCTTTCATATGCATTATCCATGTCTGGTGGACTAGAGGCTTTAGCTAATCAAATCGAAGAACTCCTTCCTGGAGTTATAGACCGAAAGGAACGGTATCATATTTTAGCTATCTGTTATCATGGAAAAGGTGATGACATGGGGGCCTTGAATTTATGGAAGAAAGTGTTGAAAACTCAAGTGGATTCGACCTATTTGTCAGTTTTGTTATTCATTTCAAAGATATGTGGGGGGAATCCTAAGTCTGCTGGTGAAGGGATTAATTTTTCTCAGATTGCAATTGACAACTTACACAGGGGATGCGATCAGTTGATGGGTCTTGCCGAATGCATGTTGGGCATCTCACTGTCAACATATTCTAGGTCTGTTGCAACTGACACTGAGAGAGTTCAAAAGCTGTCCAAGGCACTTGAATCCCTGGAAATAGCTGGAAGAGTTACAAAATTGAAGGACCCTTTCATTATTTACCATTTATCCCTAGAATATGCTGAGCAGAGAAAGCTGGATGCAGCACTACATCATGCAAAAAACTTGCTTAAATTGGAAAGCGGGTCTAATATTAGAGGATGGATCTTGTTGGCTCGAATATTATCTGCTCAAAAATCTTTTTCCAATGCTGAAACTATCATTAATGCGGCTTTAGACCAGACTGGAATATGGGATCAGGGAGAACTGTTGAGAAGTAAAGCTAAGCTCCAGCTTGCTCAGGGTCTAGTGAAGGAGGCAATTGAAACTTCTTCGCAGTTGCTTGCTGTCCTTCAGGTTCAACTTAAAAGTGTTGGTTTAGGGAAGAAGCTTAAG GAGAACCACAACCATATCAAGAAGTTAGAGCTGGATACATGGCTTGGTTTGGCTTCCATCTACATTAAATTGTCTCGGTGGCATGATGCTGAGCTCTGTATTTCAAAATCTGAAACCATTACTGCCTTTTCTGCCTCTAGATGGCATGCCACTG GATTGCTTCAAGAAGCGAAGGGCGACGAGAAAGAAGCACTGAAGGCATACTCGCTCGCCCTGGAAATCGACCCAACTCATGTCCCAAGCCTAGTTTCCAAGGCTAAGGTTCTGAGCGGAAGCAGTTGTAGGTCCCAGGCTATCATAAGAAGCTTTCTGACGGAAGCTCTACGACTCGATCACATGAATGCATCAGCTTGGCATCAGCTGGGCCTCCTTCACAGGGATGGAGAAGATAGTGTATCAGCTTTGGAAGCTGCTGAATGTTTCGAAGCTGCTGCTGTCCTCCAAGAGACCGAACCTGTTGAGCCATTCCGATGA
- the LOC121762526 gene encoding phospholipid--sterol O-acyltransferase-like isoform X1: MRGHHATIFLASFFLLTTTAADAAKTNAADFTGGHSKLSGIIIPGFASTQLRAWSILDCPYSPLDFNPLDLVWLDTTKLLSAVNCWLKCMLLDPYNQTDHVECKSRPDSGLSAITELDPGYITGPLSSVWKEWVKWCIEFGIEANAIIAAPYDWRLSPAKLEERDIYFHKLKITFETALKLRGGPSLVFAHSLGNNVFRYFLEWLKLEIPPKNYVKWLDEHIHAYFAVGAPLLGSVETIKATFSGATFGLPVSEGTARLMFSSFGSALWMMPFSKHCRTENVYLKHFSAWNKKGHQAYHCDDHEFQINYSGWPTNVVNIEIPTTQGDEAYPSFIGAAPVNLSDMDYAFPTPQSFSAREVSDGTFFKSISDYDPDSQRLLYQLEELYHNDPVLNPLTPWDRPPLKNIFCIYGIDSKTEIGYYFAPSGKPYPDNWIITDVIYELEGSLYSRSGNLVDGDPGAASGDETVPYNSLSWCKNWLGPKVNITRAPQSEHDGSDIQVHLDVDHLPEMDIIPNMTRSPRVKYMTYYEDSESVPGKRTAVWELDKANHRNIVRSPILMRELWLETWHDTHPDKKSNFVTKASRGPLRDEDCYWDYGKARCAWPEHCEYRYLFGDVHLGQSCRLKNSSTDLLLHYI; the protein is encoded by the exons ATGAGAGGACACCACGCCACCATCTTCCTCGCTTCCTTCTTCCTCCTCACCACTACCGCCGCCGATGCAGCCAAAACCAACGCCGCCGATTTCACCGGAGGCCACAGCAAACTCTCTGGAATCATAATACCTGGCTTCGCCTCCACTCAGCTCAGAGCCTGGTCTATATTGGACTGTCCTTACTCGCCTCTCGATTTCAATCCTCTCGATTTAGTGTGGCTCGACACCACCAAG CTTCTATCTGCTGTAAATTGCTGGCTCAAGTGTATGTTGCTCGACCCATACAACCAAACTGATCATGTTGAATGCAAGTCACGGCCTGATAGCGGTCTTTCTGCTATTACAGAGCTTGATCCAGGGTACATCACAG GTCCTCTGTCTTCAGTATGGAAAGAATGGGTTAAGTGGTGCATTGAGTTTGGTATTGAGGCTAATGCTATAATTGCAGCCCCATATGACTGGAGATTGTCACCTGCAAAACTAGAGGAGCGGGacatttattttcataaattgAA GATTACTTTTGAAACTGCTCTTAAGCTCCGTGGTGGACCGTCATTGGTTTTTGCTCACTCACTGGGAAACAATGTATTCAGATATTTCTTGGAGTGGTTGAAACTAGAAATTCCCCCCAAAAATTACGTCAAATGGTTGGATGAACACATCCATGCCTATTTTGCTGTAG GTGCTCCTCTTCTTGGATCAGTTGAGACTATTAAGGCAACTTTTTCAGGAGCTACATTCGGTCTTCCGGTTTCTGAG GGAACAGCTCGCTTGATGTTCAGCTCATTTGGATCAGCATTATGGATGATGCCTTTCTCAAAACACTGTAGAACTGAGAACGTATACTTAAAGCATTTCTCAGCTTGGAATAAAAAGGGGCATCAAGCTTACCATTGTGATGACCATGAGTTTCAAATTAACTACTCCGGTTGGCCAACAAATGTTGTTAATATTGAAATCCCAACAACTCAAG GAGATGAAGCTTATCCTTCATTTATCGGAGCAGCACCTGTTAACCTGTCTGACATGGATTATGCATTTCCTACTCCCCAATCATTTTCTGCCCGGGAAGTTTCCGATGGAACTTTTTTCAAATCTATATCTGACTATGACCCTGATAGTCAAAGACTCTTGTACCAGTTAGAAGA GTTGTATCATAATGATCCAGTTTTGAATCCACTAACACCCTGGGACAGGCCACCTCTAAAGAACATCTTTTGCATTTATGGAATAGATTCAAAAACTGAG ATTGGTTACTATTTTGCACCAAGTGGAAAGCCTTATCCTGATAACTGGATAATAACTGATGTAATATATGAGCTAGAAGGATCATTGTATTCCAG GTCAGGAAACCTGGTTGATGGAGATCCTGGTGCTGCAAGTGGGGATGAGACG GTACCATACAATTCCCTCTCTTGGTGCAAGAATTGGCTGGGACCAAAAGTAAATATAACAAGGGCTCCTCAG TCAgaacatgatggttcagatatccAAGTGCATTTAGATGTTGACCATCTTCCTGAAATGGATATAATACCCAACATGACCAGATCTCCTAGAGTGAAGTACATGACCTATTATGAAGACTCTGAAAGTGTCCCGGGAAAGAGAACAGCAGTTTGGGAGCTTGATAAAG CCAATCACAGGAACATCGTTAGATCTCCAATATTAATGCGGGAGCTGTGGCTGGAGACATGGCACGATACCCATCCTGACAAAAAGTCTAACTTTGTGACAAAAG CTAGCCGTGGACCTCTAAGGGATGAGGATTGCTATTGGGATTATGGAAAAGCCCGATGTGCATGGCCTGAGCATTGTGAATACAG GTATCTTTTTGGAGATGTTCATTTAGGGCAGAGCTGCAGGCTGAAGAACTCTTCAACTGACCTGTTGTTGCATTATATATGa
- the LOC121762526 gene encoding phospholipid--sterol O-acyltransferase-like isoform X3, with the protein MRGHHATIFLASFFLLTTTAADAAKTNAADFTGGHSKLSGIIIPGFASTQLRAWSILDCPYSPLDFNPLDLVWLDTTKLLSAVNCWLKCMLLDPYNQTDHVECKSRPDSGLSAITELDPGYITGPLSSVWKEWVKWCIEFGIEANAIIAAPYDWRLSPAKLEERDIYFHKLKITFETALKLRGGPSLVFAHSLGNNVFRYFLEWLKLEIPPKNYVKWLDEHIHAYFAVGAPLLGSVETIKATFSGATFGLPVSEGTARLMFSSFGSALWMMPFSKHCRTENVYLKHFSAWNKKGHQAYHCDDHEFQINYSGWPTNVVNIEIPTTQGDEAYPSFIGAAPVNLSDMDYAFPTPQSFSAREVSDGTFFKSISDYDPDSQRLLYQLEELYHNDPVLNPLTPWDRPPLKNIFCIYGIDSKTEIGYYFAPSGKPYPDNWIITDVIYELEGSLYSRSGNLVDGDPGAASGDETVPYNSLSWCKNWLGPKVNITRAPQSEHDGSDIQVHLDVDHLPEMDIIPNMTRSPRVKYMTYYEDSESVPGKRTAVWELDKGTSLDLQY; encoded by the exons ATGAGAGGACACCACGCCACCATCTTCCTCGCTTCCTTCTTCCTCCTCACCACTACCGCCGCCGATGCAGCCAAAACCAACGCCGCCGATTTCACCGGAGGCCACAGCAAACTCTCTGGAATCATAATACCTGGCTTCGCCTCCACTCAGCTCAGAGCCTGGTCTATATTGGACTGTCCTTACTCGCCTCTCGATTTCAATCCTCTCGATTTAGTGTGGCTCGACACCACCAAG CTTCTATCTGCTGTAAATTGCTGGCTCAAGTGTATGTTGCTCGACCCATACAACCAAACTGATCATGTTGAATGCAAGTCACGGCCTGATAGCGGTCTTTCTGCTATTACAGAGCTTGATCCAGGGTACATCACAG GTCCTCTGTCTTCAGTATGGAAAGAATGGGTTAAGTGGTGCATTGAGTTTGGTATTGAGGCTAATGCTATAATTGCAGCCCCATATGACTGGAGATTGTCACCTGCAAAACTAGAGGAGCGGGacatttattttcataaattgAA GATTACTTTTGAAACTGCTCTTAAGCTCCGTGGTGGACCGTCATTGGTTTTTGCTCACTCACTGGGAAACAATGTATTCAGATATTTCTTGGAGTGGTTGAAACTAGAAATTCCCCCCAAAAATTACGTCAAATGGTTGGATGAACACATCCATGCCTATTTTGCTGTAG GTGCTCCTCTTCTTGGATCAGTTGAGACTATTAAGGCAACTTTTTCAGGAGCTACATTCGGTCTTCCGGTTTCTGAG GGAACAGCTCGCTTGATGTTCAGCTCATTTGGATCAGCATTATGGATGATGCCTTTCTCAAAACACTGTAGAACTGAGAACGTATACTTAAAGCATTTCTCAGCTTGGAATAAAAAGGGGCATCAAGCTTACCATTGTGATGACCATGAGTTTCAAATTAACTACTCCGGTTGGCCAACAAATGTTGTTAATATTGAAATCCCAACAACTCAAG GAGATGAAGCTTATCCTTCATTTATCGGAGCAGCACCTGTTAACCTGTCTGACATGGATTATGCATTTCCTACTCCCCAATCATTTTCTGCCCGGGAAGTTTCCGATGGAACTTTTTTCAAATCTATATCTGACTATGACCCTGATAGTCAAAGACTCTTGTACCAGTTAGAAGA GTTGTATCATAATGATCCAGTTTTGAATCCACTAACACCCTGGGACAGGCCACCTCTAAAGAACATCTTTTGCATTTATGGAATAGATTCAAAAACTGAG ATTGGTTACTATTTTGCACCAAGTGGAAAGCCTTATCCTGATAACTGGATAATAACTGATGTAATATATGAGCTAGAAGGATCATTGTATTCCAG GTCAGGAAACCTGGTTGATGGAGATCCTGGTGCTGCAAGTGGGGATGAGACG GTACCATACAATTCCCTCTCTTGGTGCAAGAATTGGCTGGGACCAAAAGTAAATATAACAAGGGCTCCTCAG TCAgaacatgatggttcagatatccAAGTGCATTTAGATGTTGACCATCTTCCTGAAATGGATATAATACCCAACATGACCAGATCTCCTAGAGTGAAGTACATGACCTATTATGAAGACTCTGAAAGTGTCCCGGGAAAGAGAACAGCAGTTTGGGAGCTTGATAAAG GAACATCGTTAGATCTCCAATATTAA